The Prunus dulcis chromosome 3, ALMONDv2, whole genome shotgun sequence genome segment gtaattttgaaattaaataaaagaaattaaatcatttatatatattaaataaatggTTAATAGTGTGATGCATCCTTCTGATAGCAAACATAAGCAAATCTAGCTGTGGCACCGTCGATTAGGATATCCGTGTTTTAATTATATGAAGCATGTTCTGCTGGATTTATTCTTAGATTTTAAAGACTACGACTTCAAAATGTGACACATGTATTTTGGCCGagagtcaccgtgtgcccTATTCGTTGAGTATGAGCAAGTATACTACTCTGTTTACGTTCATTCACTCTGTTTGGGGACCATCACCTATCACTATATCTTCTGGCGTTcaatggtttgtcacattcgtAGATGATTGTATACAAATAACATAGCtttatttgatgaaaaataaaaacgaagtgtCTTCATTGTTTTAAttcttccacaaacagatgcaaactcagtttaatgctAAAATAcagattcttcgctcagataatggtggagaatttgttaataatgactttcagacttacttccaacaacatgaaattatccatgagacgatTTGTCCTCacacaccacaacaaaatggtgttgctaaACAAAAGAATTGACATCTTATGGAAACAAcccgagcacttctgattggtGCTCATGCTCATTGTCGTCACTGGATGATGCTGTCATCACCACCATTCACCTGATTAACCGCATGCCATATGTGGTTCTGAACTTTTGTACTTCCCTACAAGTGCTCATGCAACACGAGCCCTACCCTCTATTTTAGTGCTCACACTCtgaatctttggatgtgtggccTTTGTTTATCTACgcaaaaatcaacgtagcaaGCTTATCCATGCGTCAttcattgtgttttttttaaggatatttcactcatcagaaaggttATCGTTACCAACCAGACCTATGTCACTTTAGATATAATCTTTCTGGAATCTGAGATGTTCTTCCGTGATCCCGCATCCAATTCTATGCTTCAGGAGCACGTAAGGAGTGAAGAGCAaaattggagcaacttggaaaaagaagaaaattgtgtCTGCACAAAAGCGATCAATCGTCTTACCTTTAACGATCGATCGCCACAAGGTCTGGAGCATGGGTCTTCTCTCTGCCAAGAAACGATCTCTCATCTAACACCAAAGATTGACCGCCCCCGTGCATGGAACACAATGTTCTTCTCTGCTGGAAACTGATCAATTATCCATTCCCGACGATCTATCGTCTAACCCTTGCAAATCTGCTTTTGATTTGAGTCTCACTCCTATAAACAACCTATAGCAACAAGTTGAAAACCCTCATTCTCATTGAACAATACCAATGGACCAATTTCCTGAGAATATCTTTGAGGTAACTACTTCTACTACACTTGTGAATTTAAAAGgtaaatatattggatatcaattacctttccGTTAGAATCGTGGGAAGCCATCAAATCGTTATTCACCagatattggcaagacatcaaAGTATCCAATTGTGAAccatgtatccactgagaaaCTATTTGAACCACTCAAGacttttgtgcatcagtttTCTACTATCcaattgtatggattgaaacagtcaCCGCGCACATGatttggacggttcaccatgaagatgaagaacaatggtttcagaTAGAGTAACACAAATCATACtgtgttcttgaaacatcaaaaagggaaggtaactttaataatctatgttgatgatatgattatactGAGAATGATAAACATGAAATATCTTagctacaagactatttggctactgaatttgagatgaagaatctatgtggactcaagtatttcttgggaattgaggtggccCGATCAAAGTAAGGCATATTTcgctctcaaaggaaatatatcTTGGACTTGTTGATAGACACAGGAATGCTATATTGCAAACCTTTAAACAATCCTATttttcagaatcatcatcttggagaacactcagatcaagttccaactaacaaagaaagatatcaAGGGTTAGTAGGAAGATTGACATACTTGTCACATACCCGACCAGATATTGCTTATGCGATGAGCGTCGAGAATCAATATATGCATTCTAAGTGAAGACCACttgaatgcagttcttcggatatttagatatttgaagtatGCACTcggaaaaggacttatgttctcaaaacaTGGTCATCTGAATATTGATGTGTATTCATATGAAGATTGGGTAGGCAGTGTAACAAATAGAAGATCCACATCTAGTTACTTCATATTCATGGAAgataatttggtgacatggaggaGCAATAAACAGAAGGTAGTAACTTTATCTAGTGCGGAAGTCGAGTTCAGAGGTATGACTAAAGGAATTTGTGAGCTCCTTTAGTTAAGGAAGTTGCTTACTAAACTTGGGTATGAACCTACGTCCacaatgaattttttttgtgacaacaaggctacAATCGCTATTGCACAAAATCCAGTTCAACATAATCGCAtcaaacatgttgaggtgcatcgacacttcatcaaacagaagcttgaggctaaagtgaTTCAGTTTCCTTTCATGAAGTTCCAAGATCAATTGgtagatattttgacaaaggcaatTTCCAGTAGAGCGTTACACAATTCACTGGACCAGTTGGGCATTGACAACATCTATGTACCAACGTGAGAGGGAGTGTTAGCGTGACTTGTGGACCGTTAACTTTCCTTGCTCACCAAGGATTCCCATAttaattgtaatttatttactttaattcttgatttccttttgtaaatagaaataaaattttattattttacttgGCCACTAAGAATCCgttgtattatatatatgactGCCTacaaagagagaaaatcacaaaaaattctcacaaacaaatattttctcataatttctcatattttagcaagAACTTccaattgaaaatcataataaacGCCTTCATGacttgtaaatattttaaggCCGAACGACATGATATTcgtatcaaatcaaatcaccTCCTAAAAATCCCCATGACAAAAATGTCAACATCAACACCTCCTATACATGAAATATCATCGGCACATATTCTCAAAGTATGTAACAATTCGATGGTGTAAAGAGAGAGCAAATTGCAAGTTAGTGACTCTATTCACATAATCAACTATGGGTGATTCTCTGcatataaaaattgaaataaaagaGAAGTCAAAGCCAAGTAAATAGACTGTGCAACAAAATCAGGGTATCTATACCATGGAATTCGATTTGAAAAAGGTCAATAagaattgtaaaaataatgtagcttatttattttcaaaaaagaaaaaagtccAAGCATGAATCTTGTTAAATTGATTGTATCTTATTATTGATAGCATTAAGAGGGGAAATGTTTGCAGATATGAGCGTAGCCTAGTTGACTAGAGTGGTTATGCTTCCCACTCTATACATGACTTCGATTCCCCTTTTCTAGTTTAAATTGCTTatatcaaaaacaaaataataaagagGGGAAATGTTTAATAGGATTTTGAGACCATGTAAGTAAATTGAAACGTTTTTAGAATCAACTCgttaataattttattggtAATTTACCACGTAATGTTAGATGATATTTCAAGTTCAAAACATCACATGACAAGTCAAAACAgaagtttttgaaaaaatgagATGAGATTCACAAACATGAGTAGACATCACTTCAAGTTCTTGAGAAAAGTTCTTGGAAATGTGAGATGAAATTCACAAACATGAGTAAGCCTCACCTTGATTTAGGATCATCCGTAGACCTCAAAATCTTAAATTGTCAGACTGATGATGCAAATAGCAATGCACAACCTCCCATCTTAGCCATACCCAAAAagcgaaaaaataaaaaaactaaaatggtCCATAACGTGGCAAGAGCCGTACTggttatataattaaaaaatagaataaagtCAAAGAAAATCCATAAAGTGAGGAGAAAAGACTGAGAAAAACAATATTTATTGGAGTACGTGCCAGGTTGGAATTGCCTTTATGGGCTTCAGCAAAATCTGCCGTGTGTTTATCTCTGTCTACCTCCTCTAGCAACATGTGCCATTTTTTCCCTCTTCTATTTCTGATAACCACGCTCtgaaaattcatattaaaatcaaGAGAGAATCATTTCCTCCTTGAAGATAAGAACTACCAAATCCTAAAAAATCCCAACTGGGTTGTCTTCTTCAGGCACaaaaacacacacagagagagagagagagagagagagagagagagacaaagagaagaaaagatgTTGGAAGGCAAAGCTTTCGTGGAGGACACAGACATGCCAGTGAAGATGCAGATGCAGGCCATGGCTGCTGCTTCTCAAGCTCTGGATCTTTATGACGTCTTTGATTGCAGATCCATAGCTGCCCACATAAAAAAGGTACAAACTTTCTCTGCCACTTTGTCTAAACTAACATAATTGAAGAatttcctctgttttctttctgTGGATAATTGatggatttatttttttatatactttttttCAGGAGTTTGACATGAGATATGGGGGCGGTTGGCAATGTGTGGTGGGCTCAAACTTTGGGTGTTTCTTCACTCATTCAAAAGGAAGCTTCATCTACTTTACACTTGAGAGTCTCAGCTTCCTCATCTTCAAAGGGgcttcttctccttcctcaCCCGAAGGCTAACGCAGTGTTtggcagaaaagaaaaaaagttggaGATTCAGAAAGGCTGTACATTTTGCTTCTTTGTtccctttttttgggtttttcttgttttcctgAACTGGGTTGGTCTTGCAATGGAGATGTTTAGGGTAGGCTATGCTAGGTAGGGACTTTTATTTTGTGATCAAGTGCTTTGTAATGTTTTTCTATGCAATGCAATGTGATATAGCTTTTAgcatttttttagttttttttggaATCTTTTGTTACTGTTTGTTTTCTGGAATTAATTTCCTATGTGACTTTTTCTGGCTCAAAGGGTTTAGCCAAAACTATTTGTGGATGTTCTTatcagttttgtttttacttttttagtTTAGCCTTCTTTCTTTAGAACTAGTTTGGAATTGGATATGCCTCTAATATCTACGCTTAGAATTGTTTCCAATATTAAAAAGATGGATTAACTTCAATTTAGTACTCTCCAGTTGCACTCGTAAGatggattaattttaatttaatactcttcaatttaaaaaaataaattaatttcaatttaatactctcaattttaacaattaaGAATTTcgaattttggttttggttttatcCTGGGATTAGGATATATTGTCTgaaaatacccttaaaataactttaaaacacaaaaatgtgAGACCTACGTGGCATATGAATGGAATGTCCTAGATTGAGACAAGAGTGAGTCAGCAAACCAAAGATATCTCAATCCACCTCCTCCTTAACCCTATCCCTTTATCCACCGCTAACCTTTTGAGATTCACATATTTTCTCCTATTTATCTTCTCAATCACCAAGCAAATTAGTAAATGATGTCGATAAATCTCTTTCtaagacaaaaataaaaataaaaattagagtACTATTATCTTCcaccaaaaatataaaatcagCCTGGGAATTAAGCAATGCTTATGACAACCTTTGTTATCTACCACAAATTGCTTGTAGTTTTATAATGGTGAATGTTGAGCATGGTATACTAATTTTAGTTTGAAAGGGGAGGAAAGGATGCCCAGCGACTGATTCTTTTGgctaaattttattaattttcataagttttttattttatttttaaaatcagcGATATTGGACGATGTGAGAATCGAACCTAGTACATCAAGTGTAAGAGTAAGTACTCTTAACAACTTGAGGTATAAGCCCCTTGCATAAagttcatgtatatatatattttttgtctGAAAACATAGAGTTCATATTATTAGTTTAGTTTACATTGTGtgatttgatattttttttcaagtacaagtaatagtctaaattataaagGGATGAggatttctcacacatacacacattcTACCACGGTGCCATAGGGTTTTAAACTTGAGACCATTAGTCTGCAAATCGAGGCCTCTTTTCACTGAACTAGACCCGATACTTGCATAATTTGATACTTAGACTAGCAAGAGGTTTGCATAATTTGATACTTAAGACTAGCAAGAGGTTTTTTCAGTCGCCATttgtttaacaaaaaatttcaccaCCTACTTTTTActactattattatttttcatatacaAGCCATATTGGGGAGGGtattcaaacccaaaaactcAGTGAAAGAGTAGCTACTCTTAACAACATGAGCTACAAACCTcacttgggtttggcatgaACGAATAGGCTGATTTTTATTAGCAGTATCTTGTAGTTAGTGATGTGGTGGTTCAAATACTTGTCAATTTCATCCTCACCTTATCCTTGTCAAATGCATCCATATCTAGAATTGTGTCAATACAAGTTTATGCATCTGAACAGCAAGTATATccaacaattttaaaaataataaacaaatgcAAAGCAGAAAATTGAAGTTCGACTTTAGCATTACTGTTGGAACACTTAAAATCATATAATCATTGCAACATGATTTGAAGTGTGAAGAATTTTGATGGTCTGGGATGTGAAGAATTTTGATGGTCTGGGAGTTAAGGAAGTCAAGAGAAGAGTTAACAAGATTAGGATTTCTGTGTGCACATCCTCTCAAACCACAGGGATTCCTTGTGCTCAATCTTTTTCACCATGTTTGCTATGCCAACCCCACCTGTTCACAAACAAAAGCTATgtaaaacagaaaatccatatCTTGATCTGGACACATATGTAAAAATGACACATACCTAATGTCAATGCACTCACAAATATTGTGAGAGCCAGAATGAAGATGATCAAGGATGCTCTTCCTAATGCTTTGATCACCTTTCCTACTAAATATTGCCCCATGATCGCGGAAACGGTAGCAACAGCAGCAAAGTAGAGAGCTGCAGAGGAATCACAATGAAATAAAAGCCAACATTTATGACTAAGTTGAAGATAGAAATCATCTTCTAGACTTACTGACACAGAAACTTGAATGGTTAAAAAATTTACCATATGGAATTGGAAACCGTTTTAGGAGGTAGTATTCTAACACAGACATGGATGAAGAGAATGTCATGATTAATGTGGCTGTGGCACTTGAAACCTGCAAATGTAAGGAGGATTTAAAGGCGTCCAGTAATTTCCTAGAAAATTTCTGACGGATAGCTTTTCCCTTTTGAGGGGTgcaaaaaaggaaatgaaaacaaTGTGAATTGTActgtaaataataaaaaaaattgtaactTTCAAAGGAAACAAACTCAACTGCAGAACTTATCAAATGTTGAAGCATGAAATGTACCTGAGGAGGAATTCCCATCTCCAAAAAGACTGGGCCCATAATAAAC includes the following:
- the LOC117620589 gene encoding dynein light chain LC6, flagellar outer arm-like — its product is MLEGKAFVEDTDMPVKMQMQAMAAASQALDLYDVFDCRSIAAHIKKEFDMRYGGGWQCVVGSNFGCFFTHSKGSFIYFTLESLSFLIFKGASSPSSPEG